A DNA window from Callospermophilus lateralis isolate mCalLat2 chromosome X, mCalLat2.hap1, whole genome shotgun sequence contains the following coding sequences:
- the Slc25a5 gene encoding ADP/ATP translocase 2 has protein sequence MTDAAVSFAKDFLAGGVAAAISKTAVAPIERVKLLLQVQHASKQITADKQYKGIIDCVVRIPKEQGILSFWRGNLANVIRYFPTQALNFAFKDKYKQIFLGGVDKRTQFWRYFAGNLASGGAAGATSLCFVYPLDFARTRLAADVGKAGAEREFKGLGDCLVKIYKSDGIKGLYQGFNVSVQGIIIYRAAYFGIYDTAKGMLPDPKNTHIFISWMIAQSVTAVAGLTSYPFDTVRRRMMMQSGRKGTDIMYTGTIDCWRKIARDEGGKAFFKGAWSNVLRGMGGAFVLVLYDEIKKFT, from the exons ATGACAGATGCTGCTGTGTCCTTCGCCAAGGACTTCCTGGCTGGTGGAGTGGCTGCGGCCATCTCCAAGACCGCGGTTGCGCCCATCGAGCGGGTCAAGCTGCTGTTGCAG GTACAACATGCCAGCAAGCAAATTACTGCAGATAAGCAATACAAGGGCATTATAGACTGCGTGGTTCGTATTCCCAAGGAGCAGGGAATCCTGTCCTTCTGGCGTGGTAACCTGGCCAATGTCATCAGATACTTCCCCACCCAGGCTCTCAACTTTGCCTTCAAAGATAAATACAAGCAGATCTTCCTGGGTGGTGTGGACAAGAGGACCCAGTTTTGGCGCTACTTTGCAGGGAACCTGGCATCAGGTGGTGCCGCAGGGGCCACATCCTTGTGTTTTGTGTATCCTCTTGATTTTGCCCGAACCCGCCTAGCAGCCGATGTGGGGAAAGCCGGAGCTGAAAGGGAATTCAAAGGCCTCGGTGACTGCCTGGTTAAGATCTACAAATCTGATGGGATTAAGGGCCTGTACCAGGGCTTTAATGTGTCTGTGCAGGGTATTATCATCTACCGAGCTGCCTACTTTGGTATCTATGACACTGCAAAGG GAATGCTTCCGGATCCCAAGAATACTCACATCTTCATCAGCTGGATGATTGCACAGTCTGTCACTGCTGTTGCTGGGTTGACTTCCTATCCATTTGATACTGTTCGCCGCCGCATGATGATGCAGTCAGGGCGCAAAGGAA CTGACATCATGTATACAGGCACGATTGACTGCTGGAGGAAAATTGCCCGTGATGAAGGAGGCAAAGCTTTTTTCAAGGGTGCATGGTCCAATGTTCTCAGAGGCATGGGTGGTGCTTTTGTACTTGTCTTGTACGATGAAATCAAGAAGTTCACATAA